A genomic segment from Garra rufa chromosome 5, GarRuf1.0, whole genome shotgun sequence encodes:
- the fam78aa gene encoding protein FAM78A: MGCVQSVKLKPSFHENITVLELQASIDPSPTVIDESSNVVLRYRTPYFRASAQVQVPPMLCKEIWTVGWIQACNQMDFFNIYGNEGVSSWELPELKCGQIRAISDSDGVNYPWYGCTTEMYTIVGPTKKSTKLTVSMNDNFCPSVTWSVPVGTTSSPPLLSSIQRDQRFTTWLVAMNETTAEMVLLRTIRWRMQLCIKVDPMKPLGQRATVVEPLIQEPPQVLVRNEPIPTNALLKPNANDAQVLMWRPRNGEPIVVIPPKY; this comes from the exons ATGGGATGTGTACAGAGTGTAAAACTCAAGCCAAGTTTTCATGAGAATATCACAGTCCTGGAACTGCAAGCCTCCATTGATCCCAGTCCAACTGTCATCGATGAGTCATCTAATGTGGTTCTGCGATACCGCACGCCTTACTTCAGGGCATCAGCTCAGGTGCAGGTGCCACCTATGCTTTGCAAAGAGATCTGGACTGTGGGCTGGATCCAGGCTTGCAATCAAATGGATTTCTTCAATATATATGGGAATGAAGGAGT ATCCAGCTGGGAGCTTCCAGAGCTCAAATGTGGGCAGATCCGGGCTATTAGTGATTCAGATGGTGTGAATTACCCCTGGTACGGCTGCACCACTGAGATGTACACAATAGTGGGTCCCACTAAGAAGAGCACCAAACTCACCGTCAGCATGAATGACAACTTCTGCCCAAGTGTGACATGGAGTGTCCCAGTGGGCACCACCAGCAGTCCTCCTCTCCTGAGCTCCATCCAGAGGGACCAACGCTTCACCACATGGCTGGTGGCCATGAACGAAACCACGGCTGAGATGGTACTGCTCCGAACCATCCGCTGGAGGATGCAGCTCTGCATTAAAGTGGATCCAATGAAGCCTCTGGGTCAAAGAGCTACAGTTGTGGAGCCACTGATCCAGGAACCGCCTCAGGTCCTAGTTAGAAATGAACCTATCCCAACAAACGCCTTGCTTAAGCCTAATGCCAATGATGCCCAGGTTCTAATGTGGCGGCCTAGAAATGGGGAGCCTATTGTGGTCATACCTCCAAAATATTGA